In Anaerolineae bacterium, one DNA window encodes the following:
- a CDS encoding glycosyltransferase: MRVVFVAQRLVSPPDGGTPIRNYNLILRAAEHHQVYAYGFSDPRLWPHALQEAGVQLRLLPSPPARSLRQRFRAMLASSEPDMARRSHSLELLRLLAGELPGVSPDIVQVQALDMAYVLPTVRRAVPEASVILDQHNAEYVLQRRALAVDLTRPRRWPMAAYSAWQWLSLRRYERRVCQQCDAVLAMSEQDALALRALGVDTPIAVVPNGVDLASYVAAPPAEEVTRLPGPHFVFPGKMDFRPNVDAALWFARSVFPLIRRCIPDARFWVVGREPNRHVLSLQNLPNVHITGEVPDVRPYVSAATAVVVPLRIGAGTKLKILEAAALRRPLVATSVAMEGYDAVAGRDALVADTSDGLAAACIEVARNEPLAAALGAAAYRNLAQPLDWRHVYARLETVYARSISD, from the coding sequence GTGCGGGTTGTCTTCGTCGCCCAGCGGCTAGTCTCTCCGCCCGATGGTGGCACGCCCATCCGCAACTACAACTTGATCCTCAGGGCAGCCGAGCACCATCAGGTCTACGCCTACGGGTTCAGCGACCCACGTCTCTGGCCCCATGCTCTGCAGGAGGCGGGAGTGCAGCTGCGGCTCCTGCCCAGCCCGCCTGCGCGCTCCCTGCGACAGCGGTTCAGAGCCATGCTCGCTAGCTCCGAGCCGGACATGGCGCGGCGCTCGCACTCGCTCGAGCTGCTACGGCTGCTAGCTGGGGAACTGCCTGGAGTGAGCCCCGACATAGTCCAGGTGCAAGCCCTCGACATGGCCTACGTGCTGCCCACCGTCAGGAGAGCTGTGCCAGAAGCATCGGTCATTCTCGACCAGCACAACGCCGAGTACGTGCTGCAGCGCCGTGCCCTGGCGGTGGATCTCACCCGGCCTAGGCGCTGGCCGATGGCGGCCTACTCGGCCTGGCAGTGGCTTAGCCTGCGCCGCTACGAACGCCGCGTCTGCCAGCAATGCGACGCGGTACTGGCGATGTCCGAGCAGGATGCTCTGGCCCTGCGGGCTTTGGGGGTGGACACCCCCATAGCTGTGGTCCCCAACGGGGTGGACCTGGCCAGCTATGTCGCCGCGCCTCCAGCTGAGGAGGTGACCCGGCTCCCAGGGCCTCACTTCGTCTTTCCCGGGAAGATGGACTTTCGGCCCAATGTAGACGCCGCCCTGTGGTTCGCTCGGTCCGTCTTCCCGCTCATCCGCCGGTGCATCCCCGACGCACGTTTCTGGGTGGTGGGCCGCGAACCCAACCGCCACGTCCTGTCTCTTCAGAATCTACCCAACGTCCACATCACCGGGGAGGTCCCTGACGTCCGACCGTACGTTAGCGCCGCCACTGCAGTGGTGGTGCCATTGCGGATCGGCGCCGGCACCAAGCTAAAGATCCTGGAAGCGGCGGCTCTGAGGCGGCCGCTGGTGGCCACTTCAGTGGCTATGGAGGGCTACGACGCAGTTGCGGGGCGGGACGCGCTGGTGGCGGACACCTCAGACGGACTAGCGGCCGCCTGCATCGAGGTGGCCAGAAATGAACCCCTGGCGGCGGCTCTGGGTGCGGCCGCATACCGCAACCTGGCTCAACCGTTGGACTGGCGGCACGTGTATGCTCGCCTGGAGACCGTCTATGCCAGATCGATCTCAGACTAG
- the ftsZ gene encoding cell division protein FtsZ yields MAKQEQPENFAQIRIIGVGGGGTNAVNRMIEAGVKGVEFIAVNTDGQALMLSKAPTRIRIGDKVTKGMGSGGDPEMGQKAAEESADELYEVLQGADMVFVTAGEGGGTGTGAAPVVARIAREAGALTVAVVTKPFSFEGRRRAQVAEEGLAKLKENVDTIIVIPNDRLLQVVNNKTPMNTAFAVADDVLRQGVQGISELITVPGLINLDFADVKAIMHNGGAALMAIGLGKGDKRAVEAAQRAVTCELLDVSIEGAKSILFNVTGGADLTLHEVNEAAEIVREAAHPEANIIFGAVVDADLEDELRITVVATGFDEAAQASRANIREFPVKAFSSDDIDIPAFLRRR; encoded by the coding sequence ATGGCCAAACAGGAGCAGCCGGAGAACTTCGCACAGATAAGGATCATCGGAGTGGGCGGCGGGGGCACTAATGCTGTCAACCGGATGATTGAGGCGGGCGTCAAGGGGGTGGAGTTCATCGCCGTCAACACGGACGGGCAGGCCCTGATGCTTTCGAAGGCGCCCACTCGAATCAGGATCGGCGACAAGGTCACCAAGGGTATGGGATCGGGGGGCGACCCCGAGATGGGGCAGAAGGCGGCTGAGGAGAGCGCGGACGAGCTTTACGAGGTGCTCCAGGGCGCCGACATGGTGTTTGTCACCGCGGGCGAGGGAGGCGGGACCGGGACGGGAGCGGCACCGGTGGTGGCCAGGATCGCCCGAGAGGCCGGGGCTCTCACGGTGGCGGTGGTAACCAAGCCATTCTCCTTCGAGGGCCGACGGCGGGCCCAGGTTGCCGAGGAGGGCCTGGCCAAACTGAAGGAGAATGTGGACACCATCATCGTGATCCCCAATGACCGTCTGCTCCAGGTGGTGAACAACAAGACCCCCATGAACACTGCCTTCGCCGTGGCGGACGACGTCTTGCGTCAGGGCGTACAGGGCATATCCGAACTCATCACGGTTCCTGGATTGATAAACTTGGACTTCGCCGACGTTAAGGCGATCATGCACAACGGGGGCGCGGCTCTGATGGCCATTGGCTTGGGCAAGGGCGACAAGCGGGCCGTGGAGGCGGCGCAGCGGGCGGTGACATGCGAGCTCCTCGACGTGAGCATCGAGGGAGCCAAGTCCATTCTCTTCAACGTTACTGGGGGCGCCGATCTCACCCTGCATGAAGTGAATGAAGCGGCGGAGATCGTGCGCGAGGCTGCCCATCCTGAGGCCAACATCATCTTCGGTGCGGTGGTGGACGCTGACCTAGAGGATGAGCTTCGCATCACCGTGGTCGCCACGGGGTTCGATGAAGCGGCTCAAGCCAGCCGGGCCAACATCCGGGAGTTCCCGGTCAAGGCCTTCTCCAGCGATGACATAGACATTCCCGCGTTCCTGCGCCGCCGGTAG
- the nrdR gene encoding transcriptional repressor NrdR, translating to MKCPYCGSPEFRVLDTRDTEDGIRRRRECGRCQGRFTTYERLAPTVWVIKRDGRREEFDPEKIMEGVRKACAKRPVSTETIERLVSEVQDLVAGGGRAEISSQAIGDLVMERLRHIDEVAYVRFASVYVPLGDLDSIRREIEDMMRDQRDREA from the coding sequence GTGAAATGCCCCTACTGCGGGTCCCCGGAGTTCCGAGTTCTAGACACGCGTGATACTGAGGACGGGATTCGTCGCCGTCGGGAATGTGGGCGGTGCCAGGGCCGCTTCACCACGTACGAACGGCTGGCGCCCACTGTGTGGGTGATAAAGCGCGATGGCCGACGAGAGGAGTTCGATCCAGAGAAGATCATGGAAGGAGTGCGGAAGGCTTGCGCCAAGCGGCCAGTGAGCACCGAGACCATAGAGCGGCTGGTGAGCGAAGTGCAAGACCTGGTGGCGGGCGGGGGCAGAGCCGAGATCTCGAGCCAGGCCATCGGGGACCTAGTGATGGAGCGGCTGCGTCACATTGACGAGGTGGCGTATGTGCGGTTCGCATCAGTATATGTGCCGTTGGGTGACCTTGATAGTATCAGGCGCGAGATCGAAGACATGATGCGGGATCAGCGAGACAGGGAGGCCTGA
- a CDS encoding glycosyltransferase family 4 protein yields MGSVDPEEEVIVLRSRKHRPSDLPETPFRSVPLWTPPHNRFEQWGLRVELSRLHLDLLHSPDFIPLFRRSFKSVITVHDLAFLMYPHLLTRESAHYYGQIDQAVRSADRIIAVSESTKRDVIRLLGVAEDRVTVIPEAINPIYRRLDDREAVDAVRRRYHLPERFAIFVGTIEPRKNLPTILRAIRRLKDQHKMDLALAVVGQWGWLYDEVLQVYEELKLQDTVRFLGRLPDAELVYLYNAASVLTYPSHYEGFGLPPLEAMACGTPVIVSDTSSMPEVVGDAGLLVSPDDDEALAVALMRVLSDSYLRDALVRRGFDRVQNFSVERMARATLALYRSVLAS; encoded by the coding sequence TTGGGCAGCGTGGATCCCGAGGAGGAGGTGATCGTCCTCCGCAGCCGCAAGCACAGGCCGTCTGACCTGCCCGAGACGCCATTCCGATCCGTACCACTGTGGACGCCGCCTCACAACCGGTTCGAGCAATGGGGCCTGCGGGTGGAGCTCTCTCGCCTGCACCTGGACTTGCTTCACAGCCCTGACTTTATCCCCCTCTTCCGGCGTAGCTTCAAGTCGGTGATAACGGTGCATGATCTCGCCTTCCTGATGTACCCTCACCTGCTCACTCGTGAGAGCGCTCACTACTACGGTCAGATTGATCAGGCGGTGCGCAGTGCGGACCGGATCATCGCTGTGTCGGAGAGCACCAAACGTGATGTGATTCGCCTCCTGGGAGTGGCAGAGGACCGGGTCACCGTGATTCCCGAGGCCATCAACCCCATCTACCGGCGGCTGGATGACCGCGAGGCCGTTGATGCGGTGCGTCGGCGTTACCACCTCCCAGAGCGATTTGCCATCTTCGTGGGCACGATCGAGCCCAGGAAGAACTTGCCCACCATCCTGCGCGCCATCCGCCGGCTAAAGGACCAGCACAAGATGGACCTGGCTCTGGCGGTGGTAGGCCAGTGGGGATGGCTGTACGACGAGGTGCTGCAGGTCTACGAGGAGCTGAAGCTACAGGATACCGTCCGCTTCTTGGGTCGCCTGCCCGATGCAGAGCTGGTCTACCTCTACAACGCTGCTTCGGTCCTCACCTACCCCAGTCACTACGAGGGCTTCGGCCTCCCTCCGCTGGAGGCCATGGCGTGCGGCACCCCGGTAATCGTGTCCGATACTTCCTCCATGCCCGAGGTGGTCGGAGACGCCGGGCTGCTGGTCAGCCCTGACGATGACGAGGCTTTGGCCGTGGCTCTCATGCGCGTGCTCTCCGATTCCTATCTACGAGATGCCCTGGTGCGGCGCGGGTTTGACCGGGTGCAGAACTTCTCTGTGGAGCGGATGGCCAGAGCCACCCTGGCTCTGTACCGCTCGGTCCTGGCCAGCTAG
- a CDS encoding radical SAM protein, with the protein MSVPWPLVEKARSVLAQERGAVVKDWGGRLPVALVYPSPYFVGMSSLGVQTVYHLLNQREDVVCERVFLALDRRGKATEPISLESQRPLSDFPVIAFSVSFELDYPNVARILRDAGIPALQSERQGWPVVIAGGAAVTGNPVPLAPLLDAAFVGEVEEALEVLVPALAEAAAQPRDLGALAQVPGVWVPALRQNGAGGLRVRRVWAGDLDRWPTASVIVTKLTEFGDMHLVEVARGCVRGCRFCLAGHIYRPLRERSVEAVMAAAEPGVREGRTVGLVAPSLSDARGLGEVLRRLVDRGARASVSSLRADTVDDELVSLLVRAGNLSITIAPEAGCDRLRRLIGKDLETDDILRSAEVAERHGLAEIKLYFMVGLPTETDDDVKEAARIVLQVRSRFSRRLVVNVASFIPKANTPFQWQGMAPPEVLEARLRLFEGELRGSGVTIRSESPRWARLQAVFSRGDERVGLALAGAAGWSRSQLERALDDQGVDLARETGPRVLGEPLPWDFIESGLPPRYLEQRASVVG; encoded by the coding sequence ATGTCGGTCCCCTGGCCGCTGGTGGAGAAGGCTCGCTCGGTGCTGGCCCAGGAGCGAGGTGCGGTGGTGAAGGACTGGGGCGGTCGGCTGCCCGTGGCCCTGGTCTACCCCAGTCCGTACTTCGTGGGCATGAGCAGCCTCGGTGTCCAGACGGTGTACCACCTGCTGAACCAGCGCGAGGATGTGGTCTGCGAGCGGGTCTTCCTTGCTCTGGACCGGCGGGGCAAGGCCACGGAACCGATCTCGCTTGAGTCGCAGCGGCCGTTGTCCGACTTTCCCGTGATCGCCTTCTCGGTCTCCTTCGAACTCGATTACCCCAACGTAGCGCGGATTCTGCGTGATGCCGGCATTCCGGCGCTGCAGTCGGAGCGGCAGGGTTGGCCGGTAGTGATCGCGGGAGGCGCCGCGGTCACGGGCAACCCGGTGCCTCTGGCTCCGCTGCTGGATGCTGCCTTTGTGGGAGAGGTGGAGGAAGCTCTGGAAGTGCTGGTGCCGGCGCTGGCCGAGGCAGCAGCCCAGCCCCGAGATCTTGGTGCCTTGGCACAGGTGCCCGGTGTGTGGGTGCCGGCCCTGCGCCAGAACGGTGCGGGCGGACTTCGAGTGCGACGCGTGTGGGCTGGCGATCTGGACCGCTGGCCCACGGCCTCAGTCATCGTCACCAAGCTCACGGAGTTTGGCGACATGCACCTGGTGGAGGTGGCCAGAGGGTGCGTGAGGGGCTGCCGGTTCTGCCTGGCGGGCCACATCTACCGGCCCCTGCGCGAGCGTTCGGTGGAGGCGGTGATGGCAGCCGCTGAGCCGGGGGTGCGCGAAGGGCGCACCGTGGGGCTGGTGGCGCCGTCGCTTTCGGATGCGCGTGGCCTGGGTGAGGTCTTGCGTCGGCTTGTGGACCGAGGGGCGCGGGCATCCGTCTCTTCGCTGCGTGCGGACACCGTAGACGATGAGTTGGTGAGCCTCCTGGTGCGGGCTGGCAACCTGAGCATCACCATCGCTCCTGAGGCGGGGTGCGACAGGCTGCGACGACTGATCGGCAAGGATCTGGAGACCGACGACATACTGCGATCGGCCGAGGTGGCCGAGAGACACGGGTTGGCGGAGATCAAGCTCTACTTCATGGTCGGCCTGCCCACCGAGACCGATGACGACGTGAAGGAAGCGGCCCGGATAGTCCTTCAGGTGCGATCTCGGTTCAGCCGGAGGCTAGTGGTCAACGTGGCTAGCTTCATCCCCAAGGCGAACACGCCCTTTCAGTGGCAGGGCATGGCCCCACCGGAGGTGTTGGAGGCACGGCTGAGGCTCTTTGAGGGCGAGTTGCGGGGATCTGGGGTGACCATCCGGTCCGAGAGCCCGCGATGGGCTCGCCTGCAGGCGGTCTTCTCCCGCGGCGACGAGCGCGTGGGGCTGGCGCTGGCAGGAGCTGCTGGCTGGTCGCGCAGCCAATTGGAGCGGGCGTTGGACGATCAAGGAGTGGACCTGGCCAGGGAGACCGGGCCCCGAGTTCTGGGAGAGCCGCTTCCCTGGGACTTCATCGAGTCCGGCCTCCCTCCTCGGTACCTGGAGCAGCGGGCTTCAGTGGTGGGCTAG
- a CDS encoding vitamin B12-dependent ribonucleotide reductase produces the protein MDDNPLARERLREPRLSENAIQLLERRYLRKDSTGQPAETPTEMFVRVAEAVAGADRELEMATDVDETAEGFYRMMAELDFLPNSPTIMNAGTDLGQLSACFVLPVEDDMRSIFEAVRNTALIHQSGGGTGFSFSRLRPAGDVVRSTGGIASGPVSFMKVFDAATDVIKQGGRRRGANMGVLRVDHPDILEFIECKSQEGVLANFNISVAITDEFMAAVERGSDYALINPRTGQVSGRLDAREVLTRIVQAAWRNGEPGVIFLDRMNRFNPTPHLGDYESTNPCGEQVLLPNESCNLGSVNLSQMVQKGRISWDRLRAVVYQAVHFLDNVITVNRFPLREIQDATLLTRKIGLGVMGFADMLFRMGIRYDSEAAEAVATSVMEAISFWSKEASMELAARRGAFPAFRGSRYEEGWLPVYRGEWKRMPEAPEFPWEELAREVARKGIRNATTTTIAPTGSISFVAGCSSGIEPVFALAFTRHVLDNQQFVETNPAFEEVLRERGIYSEELAQKIAASGSLQGVEVAEDLRNIFVTAHDISPEWHIRIQAAFQRFTDNAVSKTINFPHHATIEDVARAYELAYSLGCKGVTVYRDGSRQAQVLTRGTKPKEQEAAVAEVRPDGKRAPRPRPVITRGLTERVALGCGRKVYITINEDDLGLCEVFLQMGKSGGCTASQSEAIGRLISLALRSGIEVTEVIKELKGIRCPSPAWHNGNVTLSCADAIAKSIERNLGVNGGKVLKQTEWAMDFSPECPECGAIVQFKEGCVVCANCGYSQCS, from the coding sequence ATGGATGACAACCCATTGGCTCGGGAACGTTTGAGAGAGCCCCGGCTAAGCGAGAACGCCATTCAGCTTCTGGAGCGGCGCTACCTGCGCAAGGACTCCACAGGGCAGCCCGCCGAAACACCCACAGAGATGTTCGTCCGGGTGGCGGAGGCCGTTGCCGGTGCTGACCGCGAGCTCGAGATGGCGACCGACGTGGATGAGACGGCCGAGGGCTTCTACCGCATGATGGCCGAGCTGGACTTCCTCCCCAACTCGCCCACCATCATGAACGCCGGCACCGATCTGGGCCAGTTAAGCGCCTGCTTCGTCCTTCCGGTGGAGGACGACATGCGTAGCATCTTTGAGGCCGTGCGCAACACTGCTCTCATCCATCAGAGCGGCGGCGGCACCGGTTTCAGCTTCTCCCGGCTGCGTCCGGCGGGGGATGTAGTGCGCTCCACTGGTGGCATCGCCAGCGGCCCGGTCTCCTTCATGAAGGTGTTCGATGCCGCCACCGACGTCATCAAGCAGGGCGGGCGGCGGCGCGGGGCCAACATGGGAGTGCTCCGCGTGGATCACCCCGACATCCTGGAGTTCATCGAGTGCAAGAGCCAGGAGGGCGTCCTGGCCAACTTCAACATCTCCGTCGCCATCACTGACGAATTCATGGCTGCTGTGGAGCGAGGTAGTGACTACGCCCTGATCAACCCTCGCACAGGGCAGGTCAGTGGTAGGTTGGACGCGCGGGAGGTGCTCACACGCATTGTACAGGCGGCCTGGAGGAACGGCGAGCCGGGCGTGATCTTCCTCGATCGGATGAACCGGTTCAACCCCACTCCGCATCTGGGGGATTACGAGTCCACCAATCCCTGCGGCGAGCAGGTCCTCCTGCCCAACGAAAGCTGCAATTTGGGGTCGGTCAACCTCAGCCAGATGGTGCAGAAGGGGCGGATCAGCTGGGACAGGCTGCGCGCGGTGGTGTACCAGGCGGTGCATTTCCTGGACAACGTGATCACGGTCAACCGATTCCCCCTGCGGGAAATCCAGGACGCCACCCTGCTGACCCGCAAGATCGGCCTGGGAGTGATGGGTTTCGCCGACATGCTCTTCCGGATGGGCATACGCTACGACTCTGAGGCTGCTGAGGCAGTGGCGACCTCGGTCATGGAGGCGATCTCGTTCTGGAGCAAGGAAGCCTCGATGGAACTGGCGGCGCGACGCGGGGCGTTTCCTGCCTTCCGGGGTTCGCGGTACGAGGAGGGCTGGCTTCCCGTCTACCGGGGGGAGTGGAAGCGGATGCCAGAGGCGCCCGAGTTTCCCTGGGAAGAGCTGGCCCGGGAGGTGGCGCGGAAGGGCATCCGCAACGCCACCACCACGACCATCGCCCCCACTGGCTCCATTAGCTTTGTGGCCGGGTGCAGCAGCGGCATCGAGCCAGTGTTCGCCCTAGCGTTCACACGCCACGTGCTGGACAACCAGCAGTTTGTGGAGACGAACCCGGCCTTCGAGGAGGTCCTGCGAGAGAGGGGCATCTACAGTGAGGAGCTAGCCCAGAAGATTGCTGCCTCGGGCAGCCTGCAGGGCGTCGAGGTGGCCGAGGATCTGCGCAACATCTTCGTGACTGCCCACGACATATCGCCCGAGTGGCACATTCGCATCCAGGCTGCTTTCCAGCGCTTCACGGACAACGCCGTGAGCAAGACCATCAACTTCCCTCATCACGCCACCATCGAGGACGTGGCCAGGGCTTACGAGCTGGCGTACTCGCTCGGGTGCAAGGGAGTGACCGTGTATCGAGACGGGAGCCGTCAGGCTCAGGTGCTCACCCGGGGGACCAAGCCCAAGGAGCAGGAGGCGGCGGTAGCGGAAGTGAGGCCGGACGGCAAACGAGCCCCGCGGCCGCGCCCGGTCATCACCCGCGGTCTCACGGAGAGGGTGGCCCTTGGGTGCGGACGCAAGGTCTACATAACCATCAACGAGGATGACCTGGGCTTGTGCGAGGTCTTCCTCCAGATGGGCAAGTCCGGTGGTTGCACTGCCTCGCAGTCTGAAGCCATAGGCCGACTTATTTCGCTGGCCCTCCGTTCCGGCATCGAGGTGACGGAGGTCATCAAGGAACTCAAGGGCATCCGCTGCCCGTCGCCCGCCTGGCACAACGGCAATGTGACCCTCTCCTGCGCTGACGCGATCGCGAAGAGCATCGAGCGCAACCTGGGCGTGAATGGAGGCAAGGTGCTCAAGCAGACGGAGTGGGCGATGGACTTCAGCCCGGAGTGCCCCGAGTGTGGCGCCATCGTCCAGTTCAAGGAGGGCTGCGTGGTGTGCGCCAATTGTGGCTACAGCCAGTGCTCCTGA
- a CDS encoding glycosyltransferase family 9 protein, whose amino-acid sequence MPDRSQTRLALLKMAARLAPEGRPMRGGEPRVLVVRPDHIGDLVFLSPALSQLRAAVPEAHVTLAIGPWSAGVVELLPGVDRVEVHPFPGFQRGPKPPVMAPYARSARLALDWTGRYDACLIARPDHWWGAMTAAFAGIPARYGWETPETKPFLSTALPPEDGTHEVAANLVLTRRYAADLGRPCENAPALPGQPPLALTVPDRSAAVAIQWLARAVGHDRDYICVHPGAGSPTKLWPEARYRSLLRGLHARTGLPVIVTGSLGEADLVESVAGACPGGIPAAGEFQLSELAWVLSRARVTIGSDSGPLHLAAALGGRTVHVFGPADEAKFGPWSPPERHRVLAAELPCRPCGNLDHCAAYPPLACMAAVPVEHVLQAALDLAHH is encoded by the coding sequence ATGCCAGATCGATCTCAGACTAGGCTCGCCCTGCTCAAGATGGCGGCCCGCCTGGCGCCAGAGGGCCGGCCCATGCGTGGCGGAGAGCCCCGCGTCCTGGTGGTCAGGCCTGATCACATCGGTGACCTCGTGTTCCTATCGCCTGCGCTGAGCCAGTTGCGGGCCGCCGTGCCTGAGGCCCACGTCACCCTGGCGATCGGCCCCTGGTCCGCCGGGGTGGTGGAGCTGCTCCCTGGAGTGGACCGGGTGGAAGTCCATCCGTTCCCAGGATTCCAGCGTGGGCCCAAGCCCCCGGTGATGGCCCCTTACGCCCGATCGGCCCGGCTGGCCCTCGACTGGACGGGGCGCTACGATGCCTGCCTGATCGCCCGCCCGGACCACTGGTGGGGCGCCATGACCGCAGCCTTCGCCGGCATACCGGCGCGCTACGGTTGGGAGACCCCCGAGACCAAGCCCTTCCTCAGTACCGCTCTACCACCGGAGGACGGTACGCACGAGGTAGCCGCCAACTTGGTGCTCACCCGCCGCTACGCGGCCGACCTAGGACGTCCCTGCGAGAATGCGCCCGCCCTGCCAGGGCAGCCACCGCTCGCCCTAACCGTTCCCGACCGGTCAGCTGCGGTAGCCATCCAGTGGCTGGCCCGCGCCGTGGGGCACGACCGTGACTACATCTGCGTCCATCCGGGCGCCGGCTCGCCCACCAAGCTGTGGCCCGAGGCCCGCTATCGCTCCCTGCTCCGGGGATTGCACGCGCGAACTGGCTTGCCTGTGATCGTCACCGGTAGCCTGGGCGAGGCTGACCTGGTGGAGAGCGTCGCCGGCGCCTGCCCGGGCGGTATACCAGCGGCGGGCGAGTTCCAGCTCTCCGAGCTAGCCTGGGTCTTGAGCCGGGCTCGAGTGACCATAGGCTCGGATAGTGGCCCACTCCACCTGGCTGCAGCCCTGGGCGGTCGAACAGTGCACGTGTTCGGGCCAGCCGACGAGGCCAAGTTCGGTCCCTGGAGCCCACCCGAGCGCCACCGCGTGCTGGCGGCTGAGCTGCCCTGCCGGCCCTGCGGGAACCTTGATCATTGCGCTGCCTACCCGCCGCTGGCCTGCATGGCCGCTGTCCCCGTCGAGCACGTCCTCCAGGCTGCGCTCGATCTAGCCCACCACTGA